The proteins below come from a single Bacteroidota bacterium genomic window:
- the priA gene encoding primosomal protein N', giving the protein MAERTDFFADIVLPLALPNLFTYRIPKSMNGSVVPGMRVVVQFGKSKLYAAVVWKVHENAPNYTAKYIEHILDPEPVVTEKQLELWEWMSAYYLCSRGEILIAALPSGLRLTSETRILLNTEQTESREGLSDEAFVVLEALDVRQTLTLEELSAILDRKTVYPLVKELIAKGFIRVHEELQERYRPKIESFVRLADAYNNEDKLREAFDELEKRAFRQLEVLMSFIRLSDRYASPREFVKRTQLLEAAKDSSGGALRGLVTRGILEQHELEVSRLLRAESEGRRIFLSDEQQNALQHIRTTFETLDVVLLHGVTSSGKTEVYIRLIAEQLEQQKQVLYLLPEIALTTQLIVRLQKHFGEKVFVYHSKYSEQERVEVWQHIRKGGPAVIIGARSALFLPFEKPGLIIVDEEHDSSYKQHEPAPRYNARETAIWLARLHGAKVLLGSATPSVETFFLAKQGRYGLATLTGRFGGTELPQIEVVDTKELARKKLMQSHFSPQLIEGIQQTLERGEQIILFQNRRGFAPSIECQSCGHVPHCIRCDVSLTYHKVSDQLRCHYCGYTTPPPKQCEACGDTDLRMRGFGTEKIEEELSLIFPTARIARMDLDTTRGKNALHQLVADFENRKIDMLVGTQMVTKGLDFGHVALVGILHADQSLNFPDFRAWERSFQLMAQVAGRAGRRSTQGRVIIQTFNPRHPVIEQVVAHDYIGLYQQQLAERQEFSYPPFHRLIKLTLKTKDEHLLIAASQHLAGQLRAYFGARVLGPEFPPVGRIRDEYLKNIMLKIEREANSVKVKQIIANELLNMRAHPDFKKVRVVADVDPV; this is encoded by the coding sequence ATGGCCGAGCGCACCGACTTTTTTGCCGACATTGTTTTGCCGCTGGCGTTGCCCAACCTGTTCACGTATCGTATTCCGAAAAGCATGAACGGAAGTGTGGTGCCGGGCATGCGCGTAGTGGTACAGTTTGGCAAAAGCAAACTTTATGCGGCCGTGGTGTGGAAAGTACATGAAAATGCACCAAACTACACCGCTAAATACATTGAACACATTCTTGATCCGGAGCCGGTGGTTACTGAAAAGCAACTTGAGCTTTGGGAGTGGATGTCGGCCTATTACCTCTGCTCGCGTGGCGAAATTCTCATAGCGGCGTTGCCTTCAGGGCTGCGTCTCACCAGCGAAACACGCATCCTGCTCAATACCGAGCAGACTGAATCGCGCGAGGGTTTGAGCGACGAAGCGTTTGTGGTACTCGAAGCACTTGATGTACGGCAAACACTTACGCTCGAAGAGCTTTCAGCCATCCTCGACCGAAAAACCGTGTATCCGCTGGTGAAGGAGCTTATTGCAAAAGGCTTCATCCGCGTACACGAAGAACTGCAGGAGCGCTACCGGCCGAAGATCGAAAGCTTTGTGCGACTTGCCGATGCTTACAACAATGAAGACAAACTCCGCGAGGCTTTTGATGAACTAGAGAAACGTGCATTTCGCCAGCTCGAAGTGCTCATGTCGTTTATCCGCCTCTCCGACCGTTATGCATCGCCGCGCGAATTTGTAAAACGCACACAGCTTCTTGAAGCGGCTAAAGACAGCAGCGGCGGTGCTTTGCGCGGGCTCGTTACACGCGGCATTCTTGAGCAGCACGAGCTGGAAGTATCGCGTCTGCTGCGTGCTGAGAGCGAAGGTCGCCGCATTTTCCTGAGCGATGAACAGCAAAATGCGCTGCAACACATACGCACCACATTTGAAACATTGGATGTAGTGTTGCTTCACGGCGTTACGTCGAGCGGAAAAACAGAAGTGTATATCCGCCTCATTGCCGAGCAGCTTGAACAGCAGAAGCAGGTACTTTATCTCCTTCCCGAAATTGCACTCACCACGCAGCTTATTGTGCGTTTGCAAAAACACTTCGGCGAAAAGGTATTTGTGTATCACTCCAAATACAGCGAGCAGGAAAGGGTAGAAGTGTGGCAGCACATTCGTAAGGGCGGGCCGGCTGTGATTATCGGTGCGCGTTCGGCCTTGTTTCTTCCGTTTGAAAAGCCGGGATTGATTATTGTGGATGAAGAACATGATTCGTCATACAAACAGCACGAGCCTGCGCCCCGCTACAATGCGCGTGAAACGGCAATCTGGCTGGCACGGCTGCATGGTGCAAAAGTGCTGCTGGGCTCGGCCACACCTTCGGTAGAAACATTTTTTCTTGCCAAACAGGGGCGCTATGGTTTGGCCACACTAACCGGCCGCTTTGGAGGTACGGAGCTGCCGCAAATTGAAGTAGTGGATACAAAAGAGCTGGCGCGCAAAAAACTTATGCAGTCGCACTTTTCGCCGCAACTCATTGAAGGCATTCAGCAAACACTTGAGCGTGGCGAGCAGATAATACTTTTTCAAAACCGCCGTGGCTTTGCACCTTCCATCGAATGCCAGAGTTGCGGACATGTGCCGCACTGCATCCGTTGTGATGTGAGTTTAACCTACCACAAAGTATCCGATCAGCTGCGCTGCCACTATTGCGGCTATACCACACCACCGCCCAAACAATGCGAAGCCTGCGGCGATACCGATTTGCGCATGCGCGGCTTTGGTACGGAGAAAATTGAAGAAGAGCTTTCGCTCATTTTTCCCACTGCACGCATTGCACGCATGGATTTAGATACCACGCGTGGCAAAAATGCTCTGCATCAGCTTGTGGCTGATTTTGAAAATCGCAAAATAGATATGCTCGTGGGCACGCAAATGGTGACCAAAGGGCTCGACTTTGGGCACGTGGCACTTGTGGGCATTCTGCACGCCGATCAGTCGCTCAATTTTCCCGACTTCCGTGCCTGGGAGCGAAGTTTTCAGCTCATGGCGCAGGTGGCAGGCCGCGCGGGTCGCAGAAGTACGCAGGGGCGCGTAATCATTCAAACTTTCAATCCGCGCCATCCGGTTATTGAGCAGGTGGTGGCGCATGATTATATCGGGTTGTATCAGCAGCAACTTGCCGAGCGGCAGGAGTTCTCATATCCGCCTTTTCATCGCCTCATCAAACTCACACTCAAAACAAAAGACGAACATCTGCTCATTGCCGCTTCTCAACATCTGGCCGGTCAGTTGCGTGCCTACTTTGGTGCCCGCGTGCTGGGCCCTGAGTTTCCGCCGGTGGGGCGCATCCGCGATGAATACCTCAAAAATATCATGCTCAAAATTGAGCGCGAAGCCAACTCGGTAAAAGTAAAACAAATCATCGCCAACGAACTACTGAACATGCGCGCACACCCCGATTTTAAAAAAGTGCGTGTGGTGGCCGATGTGGATCCGGTGTAA
- a CDS encoding NYN domain-containing protein — MYASYKVAILIDAGFFKNRYKAKYKRAPQIQDIPAFIDGLMQKVQQQTGDIGKDILHRIYYYDCRPYGDVQMRPDGTRIDFSKTTIFQSCNSLHLHLRTYPQLSLRLGELSFDGWKVDPKKTDGPLLPDFKQKSVDMKIGLDIAWMAYRRTVDKLVLVAADSDFTEPMKIARKEGLQVYLETLGQKQVKISLKEQADFIL, encoded by the coding sequence ATGTATGCCAGTTACAAAGTGGCCATTCTCATCGACGCAGGTTTCTTTAAAAACCGTTACAAAGCCAAGTACAAACGCGCACCGCAAATTCAGGACATTCCTGCTTTTATCGACGGACTAATGCAGAAAGTGCAGCAGCAAACCGGAGATATTGGCAAAGATATTCTGCACCGAATTTATTATTACGACTGTCGCCCTTACGGCGATGTGCAGATGCGGCCCGACGGCACACGCATTGATTTTTCGAAAACCACCATTTTCCAATCGTGCAATTCGTTGCATCTTCACCTTCGCACGTATCCGCAGCTTTCACTAAGGCTTGGCGAATTATCGTTCGACGGCTGGAAAGTGGATCCGAAAAAAACAGATGGTCCGCTGCTGCCCGATTTCAAGCAAAAATCGGTGGATATGAAAATCGGACTTGACATTGCCTGGATGGCCTACCGCCGCACGGTTGATAAATTAGTACTTGTGGCTGCAGATTCTGACTTTACCGAACCGATGAAAATTGCCCGCAAAGAAGGCCTTCAGGTATATCTCGAAACACTCGGACAAAAGCAGGTGAAAATATCATTGAAAGAACAAGCCGATTTTATTTTATAA
- a CDS encoding sel1 repeat family protein, with amino-acid sequence MSRSAPKLSQYKANELFKKGLVLAFSKKIKRRNHKKVFQLWLEAAESGHVRAQFYTGTCYDFGKGTPVNRTLALYWYLKAARAGHRDSQYNVGFFYGHGVLGKTDHRKMVFWYTKAANAGLFDAQRDLGYSYFYGEGVKQSDEQAVYWYKKLPVKTIAKQCIILGYVIYMVMV; translated from the coding sequence ATGTCACGCAGCGCCCCCAAGCTAAGTCAGTACAAAGCCAATGAACTATTTAAAAAGGGCTTGGTGCTGGCATTCAGCAAAAAGATAAAGCGTCGCAATCACAAAAAAGTATTTCAGCTATGGCTCGAAGCTGCAGAAAGCGGACATGTGCGTGCGCAGTTTTATACGGGTACATGCTACGACTTTGGTAAAGGCACACCGGTAAACCGCACACTAGCTTTATACTGGTATCTGAAAGCCGCACGAGCCGGGCATCGTGATTCGCAATACAATGTGGGCTTTTTTTACGGGCATGGCGTGTTGGGAAAAACAGATCATCGTAAAATGGTATTTTGGTACACCAAAGCGGCAAATGCCGGCCTTTTCGATGCCCAGCGGGATCTGGGGTATTCATACTTCTATGGTGAAGGTGTGAAGCAGAGCGATGAGCAGGCGGTGTACTGGTACAAAAAGCTGCCCGTCAAAACGATAGCAAAGCAATGTATAATCTTGGGTTATGTTATTTATATGGTGATGGTGTAG
- a CDS encoding sterol desaturase family protein, producing MELVREQLLFMISTPLYLVFIVGEMLLNYFHNRHYYTTRGTLMNVWLSALNFGLDLLLRGFVLLFLGWFMQYNVVQINTPWIYWTALLLAEDFLFYWLHRVDHYCRLFWAVHVTHHSSEEFNLTVGFRSSVFQPLYRFIWFIPLPLFGFRPEDVMLMYAITQIYGILIHTRFVGKLGPFEWILSTPSHHRVHHASNVPYLDKNMGMVLIIWDRLFGTFAEERDEEPVRYGLTKNLPNAYDPFNTVVHEWKDIYQDQKQKLTLKQRLGYIFGPPGWSHDGSRKTSKQLRQELKQSH from the coding sequence ATGGAATTAGTGCGTGAGCAACTCCTGTTTATGATTTCCACCCCACTCTACCTTGTTTTTATTGTGGGTGAAATGCTGCTGAACTATTTTCATAACCGCCATTACTACACTACACGCGGCACGCTGATGAACGTGTGGCTTTCGGCACTTAACTTCGGACTCGATCTGCTGCTCCGCGGTTTTGTATTGCTCTTTCTGGGCTGGTTTATGCAGTATAACGTTGTTCAGATAAACACACCGTGGATTTACTGGACCGCCCTGCTGCTTGCCGAAGATTTTCTTTTTTACTGGCTTCATCGCGTCGATCATTATTGCCGGTTGTTCTGGGCCGTTCACGTTACACACCATTCGTCAGAAGAATTTAACCTTACCGTGGGGTTCCGCTCCTCCGTGTTTCAGCCGCTTTACCGTTTCATCTGGTTTATTCCCCTTCCGCTGTTTGGCTTCAGGCCGGAAGATGTGATGCTTATGTATGCAATCACGCAGATTTACGGCATTCTCATTCACACACGTTTCGTAGGCAAGCTCGGACCGTTTGAATGGATTCTCTCCACGCCTTCGCATCACCGCGTACACCATGCCTCCAACGTACCTTACCTTGATAAAAACATGGGCATGGTACTTATCATCTGGGATCGTTTGTTTGGCACTTTTGCGGAAGAACGTGACGAAGAACCGGTTCGCTACGGACTTACCAAAAATCTGCCCAATGCCTACGATCCGTTCAACACGGTTGTGCACGAATGGAAAGATATTTACCAGGATCAAAAGCAAAAACTCACGCTGAAACAGAGGCTGGGTTACATTTTCGGCCCTCCAGGCTGGAGCCACGACGGAAGCCGGAAAACATCAAAGCAACTGAGACAGGAGTTGAAACAAAGCCATTAA
- a CDS encoding patatin-like phospholipase family protein: MQPEHQIGLVLSGGGPRGFAHFGVLKALEELNVKVDIIAGTSAGAVAGAFFASGKSGEDAFKLIRKYSVWRWASMWGKQPGILSFGRAQKLFAQYLPDRFEDLHIPLLIPATDIHAGESVVFSSGALVPAMCASSAIPVLFKPVEIDGRVFVDGGVLNNIPADLLRNRCHKIIAVNVNPILPTRNKIGRMQLVDRSIKLVIRRETEQKRPLWDIFIEPPACAHVNLLELKSAEKLFESGYETTMALKQDLAQLIHAQA, encoded by the coding sequence ATGCAACCCGAACATCAGATTGGCTTAGTACTTAGTGGCGGCGGCCCGCGCGGATTTGCGCACTTTGGTGTGTTAAAGGCGCTCGAAGAATTGAATGTGAAGGTGGATATCATTGCCGGCACCAGTGCAGGGGCGGTGGCAGGTGCGTTTTTTGCCTCGGGAAAATCAGGCGAAGACGCATTTAAACTCATACGCAAATACAGTGTGTGGCGATGGGCTTCAATGTGGGGTAAGCAGCCGGGCATACTCAGCTTCGGGCGTGCGCAAAAACTGTTTGCCCAATACCTGCCCGATCGCTTTGAAGACCTTCACATTCCGCTGCTCATTCCGGCTACCGATATTCATGCAGGCGAATCAGTAGTATTCAGCAGCGGAGCGTTGGTACCGGCGATGTGTGCTTCATCGGCCATTCCGGTGTTGTTTAAGCCGGTTGAAATTGATGGCCGCGTGTTTGTGGATGGCGGCGTGCTGAACAATATCCCGGCCGATTTGCTGCGGAATCGTTGCCATAAAATTATTGCCGTGAATGTAAACCCGATTCTGCCCACCCGCAATAAAATAGGCCGTATGCAACTTGTGGACCGCAGCATCAAACTGGTAATACGCCGCGAAACCGAGCAAAAACGACCGCTCTGGGACATTTTCATTGAACCGCCAGCCTGTGCACACGTAAATCTGCTTGAACTTAAATCGGCCGAAAAATTGTTTGAGAGCGGCTATGAAACCACAATGGCCCTAAAACAAGATCTTGCTCAGTTAATTCACGCCCAAGCATAA